The following coding sequences are from one Poecilia reticulata strain Guanapo linkage group LG18, Guppy_female_1.0+MT, whole genome shotgun sequence window:
- the LOC103480495 gene encoding calpain-5 isoform X2 — translation MLEAVNDFKGQSFDKLRRSCLRRGALFKDPLFPATNQSLFYKRSPPPGLTWKRPREICRDPRLFVDGISTRDLHQGSLGNCWMVAAISCLASEPSLWKKVIPNHMDQEWNEKRSDLYAGIFHFRFWRFGHWVDVVVDDCLPVSQDGVLLFCRSATPREFWSALLEKAYAKLNGCYEALEGGNTAEALIDFTGGVSEPLSLDCEALGLSSERRKALFQTLAKVHEHKSLITCSIRPAEGETVESVLDCGLVRGHAYGITAVRKVRLVENPPRTGGTSRLFMVRMRNPWGTTDWKGAWSQGSEQWQQLSRAEREKMGIVVRDVGEFWMDFQDFCCYFTDVVVCRLVQRTLLWPSSHWRETQSYGEWAPSPDAPGTAPVSAGKYSSSAQALSNIRPAGKKVRESSQEGTKRREVTEEMDRRSRCGGCINHRDSFLHNPQFMFEVQSKEEEVLICLQQEDRRVLKKNGGGENLPIGFEVLKVEVNRCSRVQLVVEQAASSIYMDSRSVTLRGTLASGRYVVLPTTFLPGDTGRFLLRLFSHSHVQLRELKKELPSPSVFQCFLPQPAVVTTIHLRRASGLKPPKQTAPDVYAVVRCEGDAVRTRVFKEDGNPEFNLRAIFYRRYPDNNISVELWSTGLLWDSLLGAARLQTTEFERSRSLVIDLRRGRSRSGSRGCVHVETSTSACLTDL, via the exons ATGCTGGAAGCGGTGAATGACTTCAAGGGCCAGAGCTTCGACAAGCTGAGGCGCTCCTGCCTGCGTCGAGGGGCGCTCTTCAAAGACCCTCTGTTCCCTGCCACAAACCAGTCCCTCTTCTACAAGAGGTCGCCCCCACCTGGACTGACCTGGAAGAGGCCTCGG GAAATTTGCAGGGACCCTCGTTTGTTTGTGGATGGTATCAGCACTCGCGACTTGCACCAGGGCAGTCTGGGTAACTGCTGGATGGTGGCAGCCATTTCCTGCCTGGCATCCGAGCCTTCGCTGTGGAAGAAG GTCATTCCCAACCACATGGATCAGGAGTGGAACGAAAAGCGTTCAGACTTGTACGCAGGAATCTTCCACTTCAGGTTCTGGCGCTTCGGACATTGGGTCGACGTCGTGGTGGATGACTGTTTGCCGGTCAGTCAAGATGGAGTACTGCTCTTCTGCCGCTCAGCAACACCAAGAGAGTTTTGGAGTGCCTTGCTGGAGAAGGCCTACGCCAA ACTAAATGGCTGCTATGAGGCTTTAGAGGGAGGCAACACCGCGGAGGCCCTCATCGACTTCACTGGAGGGGTTTCAGAGCCTCTCAGCCTGGACTGTGAGGCCCTCGGCCTGAGCAGCGAGCGGAGGAAGGCACTCTTCCAGACATTAGCTAAGGTCCATGAGCACAAATCCCTCATCACGTGCTCCATACGg CCAGCCGAGGGGGAGACGGTGGAGTCGGTGTTGGACTGCGGGCTCGTCCGAGGACACGCCTATGGCATCACAGCGGTGAGGAAGGTGAGGCTGGTGGAGAACCCGCCGAGGACAGGCGGGACGTCCCGACTCTTTATGGTGCGCATGAGGAACCCGTGGGGGACCACGGACTGGAAAGGAGCCTGGAGTCAGGG GTCAGAGCAGTGGCAGCAGCTGAGCCGAGCAGAGCGGGAGAAGATGGGGATTGTTGTTCGTGATGTTGGAGAGTTCTG GATGGACTTCCAGGACTTCTGCTGCTACTTCACAGACGTGGTGGTGTGCCGGCTGGTGCAGAGGACGCTGCTGTGGCCGAGCTCACACTGGAGAGAGACGCAGAGCTACGGGGAGTGGGCTCCATCTCCAGATGCCCCCGGCACAGCCCCTGTTTCTGCAGGGAAGTATAGCAGCTCTGCTCAGGCCCTGAGCAACATTCGACCTGCAGGGAAGAAGGTCAGGGAGAGCAGCCAGGAAGGAACGAAAAGGAGAGAGGTCACTGAGGAGATGGACAGGAGGAGTCGCTGTGGGGGGTGCATCAACCACAGGGACAGCTTTCTGCACAATCCACAG ttcatgtTTGAGGTGCAAagcaaggaggaggaggtgctGATCTGCCTGCAGCAGGAGGACAGGAGGGTCTTGAAGAAAAACGGAGGAGGGGAAAACCTGCCAATAGGCTTTGAGGTGCTGAAG GTGGAGGTGAACCGCTGCAGCCGAGTGCAGCTGGTGGTGGAGCAGGCGGCCAGCTCCATCTACATGGACTCCCGCAGCGTGACTCTGAGGGGGACTTTGGCTTCGGGTCGATACGTGGTGCTGCCCACCACTTTCCTGCCGGGCGACACCGGGCGCTTCCTCCTGAGGCTCTTCTCGCACTCTCACGTCCAACTCAG GGAATTAAAGAAAGAACTGCCATCTCCGTCTGTGTTCCAGTGTTTTCTACCTCAGCCAGCGGTGGTGACCACAATCCATCTGCGCAGGGCATCTGGACTCAAACCTCCCAAACAAACAG CTCCAGATGTTTACGCCGTGGTGCGGTGCGAGGGCGACGCCGTCAGGACGCGAGTGTTCAAGGAGGACGGAAACCCTGAATTCAACCTCCGAGCCATCTTCTACAGAAGATACCCCGACAACAACATCTCTGTCGAG CTATGGAGCACAGGCCTGCTGTGGGACTCCCTCCTCGGAGCGGCTCGACTCCAGACGACAGAATTCGAGAGGAGCCGGAGCCTCGTGATCGACCTGCGACGTGGACGGTCGCGCTCGGGGTCCAGAGGCTGCGTCCATGTGGAGACGTCCACCAGCGCCTGCCTCACGGATTTGTGA
- the per1b gene encoding period circadian protein homolog 1b encodes MSYDSSTSVPSSSGRGRAAGACGEDREAESLERNEQKSTCGRSLSGQEQGGASRGGSGSLSGDQRGPHSDDMDGVSSGNDSGERESEGRTGRDGGTSCGHQSAPSSHSHSSSNGKDSGMILETTESNKSSNFQSLSPPNGSLAYSLLSNSSEHDPPSTSGWSSDQSARLQTQKELMKAIKELKLRLPTERKAKGHSSTLSALKYALQCVRQVRANKEYYHQWSVEECHGCSLDLSTFTIEELDNITSEYTLKNTDTCSMAVSFLSGKVVYVSPQCSALLRCKPECLQGIVFSELLAPQDVSTFYSGTAPCRLPPWASCIGSASPPVDCTQEKSMFCRISADRAQGGEIRYHPFRLTPYQLTLRDSDAAEPQPCCLLIAERVHSGYEAPRIPPDKRIFTTSHSPSCLFQEVDERAVPLLGYLPQDMVGTPILLYIHPEDRPMMVAIHEKIFQFAGQPFDYSPLRMCARSGEYVTIDTSWSSFVNPWSRKVAFVVGRHKVRTSPLNEDVFTQAMGSESRVTTPDIVQLSEQIHRLLVQPVHSGSSQGYSSLGSSGSRGSRRSHQQHPSASAASSSDSNGPAMDEVAAVASHKPMTFQQICKDVHMVKTNGQQMFIESRNRPLPRRNTSAGAAGVRTINSDPIRGLIADMTQPPSSLVPAALLQKEPSTGYSYQQINCLDSIIRYLESCNIPNTVKRKCGSSCTASSTSDDDKQPDASGNSKGGSVNLVSEPPPLPPLTMASKAESVASVTSQCSFSSTIVHVGDKKPPESDIVMEEAPITPTLVAPPLATIPKPQATTSSTPVALTAPSNTIVAPSPLPPPPPPPPQPQASQPERDIWRSGSVGGGAAGGGGAPARLGLTKEVLSAHTQQEEQAFLDRFSDLSKLRVLDQTASLNVRGHAPAALPQGVRCSRDYPAAGGGTAHRRGRGGKRLKHQESSDQLSSLPVNRQDPRANATPVPLNLPLGPSANSPSWPSVGSQASIPATPFPTGMLPMYPIYPQLPQPLPIPDPTRFPSTQMVPPMMAFVLPNYMFPQMGLPMSQPGAAPGHFYNPNYAFTGVPLAPAPVPNSVPMAGTCAPSRSSTPQSFTQTPADREGAESPLFQSRCSSPLNLLQLEETPSNRLEVATALAASQQAPPSVQNAAVGGQSSTNQRSSDDPSKENENGEAVESNQDAMSTSSDLLDLLLQEDSRSGTGSAASGSGSSGMRSSGSGSGSNGCSSSGTSGTSSSQGSHTSKYFGSIDSSENDHSRKQPAGGGSSAGGDGGEDQFIKCVLQDPIWLLMANTDDKVMMTYQLPVRNMETVLQEDREALRNLQKHQPRFTDEQKKELSQVHPWIRTGRLPRTINISGCTGCKCPPSVPPATPFDVEIHEMELCTVLKTQECSSKDEKALAEVAMDDVQAEDEDEEDEAQQRKDAKAEENTEEKEREKERLAAETVKDKGET; translated from the exons ATGAGTTATGACAGCTCCACGTCTGTGCCCAGCAGCAGCGGTCGGGGGCGAGCGGCGGGGGCCTGCGGCGAGGACCGGGAGGCAGAGTCACTAGAgagaaatgagcagaaaagcACCTGCGGCCGCTCCCTTTCCGGCCAGGAACAGGGCGGCGCCTCCAGAGGAGGGTCCGGGAGCCTGTCTGGTGACCAGAGAGGGCCGCACTCGGACGACATGGACGGCGTCTCCAGCGGGAACGATTCTGGAGAGAGGGAAAGCGAGGGCAGGACGGGGAGGGACGGAGGGACCTCGTGCGGACACCAGTCGGCGCCCAGCTCCCACAGTCACAGCTCTTCCAACGGGAAGGACTCTGGCATGATTCTGGAAACCACAGAGAGCAACAAGAG CTCCAACTTCCAGAGTCTGTCGCCTCCCAACGGCTCCCTGGCCTACAGCCTGCTGTCCAACAGCTCGGAGCACGACCCCCCGTCCACCTCCGGCTGGAGCAGCGATCAGTCGGCCAGGCTGCAGACGCAGAAGGAACTAATGAAGGCCATCAAGGagctgaagctccgccttcccACTGAGCGCAAAGCCAAGGGCCACTCCAGCACCCTGAGCGCTCTCAAATACGCCCTGCAGTGTGTCAGGCAGGTCCGAG CCAACAAAGAGTACTACCACCAGTGGAGTGTGGAGGAGTGTCATGGCTGCAGTCTGGACTTGTCGACCTTCACAATAGAGGAGCTCGACAACATCACTTCAGAATACACTCTGAAAAACACA GACACGTGCTCTATGGCCGTGTCGTTCCTGTCGGGGAAGGTCGTGTACGTGTCCCCTCAGTGTTCGGCCCTGCTGCGCTGCAAGCCCGAGTGTCTCCAGGGAATCGTGTTCTCGGAACTCCTGGCCCCGCAGGACGTCAGCACCTTCTACAGCGGCACGGCGCCCTGCCGCCTGCCGCCTTGGGCCTCCTGCATTGGCTCAG CTTCTCCTCCCGTCGACTGCACCCAGGAGAAGTCCATGTTCTGCCGGATCAGCGCCGACCGGGCGCAGGGGGGCGAGATACGCTACCACCCGTTCCGCCTGACGCCCTACCAGCTCACCCTCAGAGACTCAGACGCTGCAGAACCGCAGCCCTGTTGCCTGCTCATCGCCGAGAGGGTCCACTCCGGATACGAAG CTCCTCGTATCCCTCCAGACAAGAGGATCTTCACCACCAGTCACTCTCCCAGCTGCCTCTTCCAGGAAGTCGACGAGAG GGCAGTACCGCTTTTAGGGTACCTGCCCCAGGATATGGTGGGAACCCCCATCCTGCTCTACATCCACCCAGAGGACAGGCCAATGATGGTTGCCATTCATGAGAAAA TCTTTCAGTTTGCAGGACAGCCGTTCGACTACTCACCCCTGCGGATGTGCGCCCGGAGCGGAGAATACGTTACCATCGACACCAGCTGGTCCTCCTTCGTCAACCCTTGGAGCAGGAAGGTGGCGTTTGTTGTCGGACGTCACAAAGTCAGAAC TAGCCCACTGAACGAGGATGTGTTCACCCAGGCGATGGGCTCTGAGAGTCGAGTCACCACGCCCGACATCGTCCAGCTGAGCGAGCAGATCCACCGGCTGCTTGTCCAGCCGGTCCACAGCGGCAGCTCTCAGGGCTACAGCTCACTGGGGTCCAGCGGCTCCCGGGGATCCCGCCGTTCCCACCAGCAGCACCCCAGTGCCTCGGCCGCCTCGTCCAGCGACAGCAACGGCCCCGCCATGGACGAAGTCGCCGCAGTGGCTTCGCACAAACCT atgacgTTCCAACAAATCTGCAAGGACGTCCACATGGTCAAGACCAACGGCCAACAGATGTTCATCGAGTCCCGCAACCGTCCATTACCCAGAAGGAACACCAGCGCAG GTGCAGCAGGGGTAAGAACCATAAACAGCGATCCAATCAGAGGCTTGATAGCGGACATGACTCAGCCGCCCAGCTCCTTGGTCCCTGCGGCTCTTCTGCAGAAGGAGCCCTCGACCGGTTACTCCTACCAGCAGATCAACTGTCTGGACAGCATCATCAG ATATCTGGAGAGCTGTAACATTCCCAACACCGTAAAAAGGAAGTGCGGCTCCTCCTGCACCGCCTCATCCACGTCCGACGATGACAAACAGCCGGACGCCAGCGGCAACAGCAAAG GTGGTTCAGTTAACCTCGTAAGTGAACCACCTCCTCTGCCTCCCCTGACCATGGCTTCGAAGGCAGAGAGTGTAGCCTCAGTTACGTCTCAGTGTAGCTTCAGCAGCACCATCGTCCATGTAGGAGACAAGAAACCTCCCGAGTCAG ACATCGTTATGGAAGAGGCTCCTATAACTCCAACACTGGTCGCCCCCCCTCTGGCTACCATTCCAAAGCCTCAGGCTACCACCAGCTCGACTCCAGTTGCTCTGACTGCCCCCAGTAATACAATTGTAGCCCCCTCTCCCCTTCCTCCGccgcctcctccgcctcctcaaCCTCAGGCAAGTCAGCCGGAGAGAGACATTTGGCGGAGCGGCAGCGTGGGCGGCGGGGCGGCGGGAGGGGGCGGAGCTCCCGCCCGGCTGGGCCTAACCAAAGAGGTGCTGTCGGCCCACAcccagcaggaggagcaggcGTTCCTCGACCGCTTCAGCGATCTGAGCAAGCTGCGGGTCCTCGATCAGACGGCGTCTCTGAACGTGCGCGGCCACGCCCCTGCTGCGCTGCCACAAG gTGTTCGCTGCTCCCGTGATTACCCAGCAGCCGGAGGTGGCACCGCTCACCGCCGGGGCCGCGGCGGTAAGAGACTGAAGCATCAGGAGTCGTCGGACCAACTCAGCTCGCTGCCTGTGAACCGACAGGACCCTCGAGCGAACGCAACCCCCGTTCCTCTAAACTTGCCCCTCGGGCCATCCGCAAACTCCCCCTCGTGGCCTTCGGTGGGCTCCCAGGCCAGCATCCCCGCCACTCCCTTCCCCACTGGTATGCTCCCAATGTACCCCATCTACCCACAGCTGCCCCAGCCTTTGCCCATACCCGATCCAACGCGGTTCCCCTCCACCCAGATGGTACCTCCCATGATGGCGTTCGTTTTGCCCAACTACATGTTCCCCCAGATGGGGCTCCCCATGTCTCAGCCCGGTGCTGCCCCAGGGCATTTCTACAACCCCAACTACGCTTTCACCGGGGTGCCCCTCGCCCCTGCCCCCGTCCCCAACTCTGTGCCCATGGCGGGCACCTGCGCCCCGTCCCGCAGCAGCACCCCACAGTCCTTCACGCAGACCCCCGCTGACCGGGAGGGGGCGGAGTCTCCCCTCTTCCAGTCGAGATGCTCCTCCCCTCTCAACCTGTTGCAGCTGGAGGAGACGCCGAGCAACCGGTTAGAAGTCGCTACTGCTTTGGCAGCGTCGCAACAAGCCCCGCCCTCTGTGCAGAACGCAGCAGTCGGGGGGCAAagttcaaccaatcagaggagctCTGACGATCCATCCAAGGAGAATGAGAAC GGTGAAGCTGTTGAGTCCAACCAGGATGCAATGTCCACTTCCAGTGATCTGCTGGACCTCCTGCTGCAGGAAGACTCTCGCTCTGGCACCGGCTCAGCCGCCTCCGGTTCGGGGTCCTCGGGCATGCGGTCCTCAGGGTCAGGCTCCGGCTCCAACGGCTGCAGCTCCTCAGGAACCAGCGGCACTA GCAGCAGCCAGGGCAGCCACACCAGCAAGTACTTTGGCAGCATCGACTCCTCTGAGAACGACCACTCCCGTAagcagccagcagggggcggtaGCAGCGCTGGAGGAGACGGCGGGGAGGATCAGTTCATCAAGTGTGTGCTGCAGGACCCCATCTGGCTGCTGATGGCAAACACTGACGACAAGGTCATGATGACGTACCAGCTGCCCGTCAG AAACATGGAGACAGTGCTGCAGGAGGACCGCGAAGCTCTGAGGAACCTGCAGAAACACCAGCCTCGCTTCACGGACGAGCAGAAGAAGGAGCTGAGCCAGGTCCACCCCTGGATCCGTACGGGACGCCTGCCACGGACCATCAACATCTCC GGCTGCACGGGGTGCAAGTGTCCCCCCTCGGTGCCTCCCGCCACGCCGTTTGACGTGGAGATCCACGAGATGGAGTTGTGCACCGTGCTAAAAACCCAGGAGTGCAGCAGCAAGGACGAGAAGGCTCTCGCAGAGGTGGCCATGGACGACGTCCAGGCGGAAGACGAAGACGAGGAGGACGAGGCGCAGCAGAGGAAAGACGCCAAAGCGGAAGAAAATACCGAAGAGAAGGAGCGAGAGAAGGAGAGACTGGCAGCAGAAACTGTGAAAGACAAAGGAGAGACTTAA
- the pcolceb gene encoding procollagen C-endopeptidase enhancer b, which yields MEDRASTVCLLVLSLALGWTEGQSQANNTDSRTMFPCGGHLVTDSGIVASEGFPSFYKPNSKCTWYITVPESHVVMLSFRLFDMEADPTCRYDYLDVYNGHSRLVQKLGRFCGTFRPGALISTSNTMMLEMVSDDATGGRGFLASFNAGKPHMEEDQFCGGRLTKPQGSVKTPNWPNSNYPAGISCSWHITVEPSNVIEVKFEKLDLESDLYCRYDYVALFNGGETDDSRRIGKFCGDRAPATIVTNGNELLVQFVSDLSVTSDGFMAHYSSVPRESRTPTAGGDFIYKPQPTSRPQKPTSKPRKPTKPTPKPTTKPALRPTPKPSVKPKPKPTKKPLIKPIKPSLKTTPKPTTRPVQPTTKPVKPTSKPTAKPPVKPRPGIRFKPTPKPPKKPFSRTPLVKKPLLRKPTPKPAVKSTVKPKPVKPTPKLPLRKPTAKPGDKNTLKTKIIKPTLKPRILIKPSRKPWVKPKPTMKPRVKPVKPTPKTGLKPTAKPKVKPKTTTKPEPSRTVTKKPAVNMTASPLNPLCTQPCARIGTLHSNFCPHDFVITGKVTSLSPDPSGSATLEMSLIKAYKAGSLKINKSGPIKSVTLRSACKKCPGIVKGRNYVLMGTVDAQGNGQLSPSNFALIYQPAHAKSLEILSRKSC from the exons ATGGAGGACAGGGCATCGACTGTGTGTCTTCTTGTCCTTTCTTTGGCTTTAGGATGGACCGAAGGGCAGAGTCAGGCGAACAACACAGACTCAAG gactATGTTCCCCTGCGGAGGTCACCTGGTCACTGACTCTGGCATAGTGGCCAGTGAAGGGTTCCCCAGTTTCTACAAACCCAATAGTAAATGCACCTGGTACATCACT GTCCCAGAGAGTCATGTGGTCATGCTGTCTTTCCGCCTCTTCGACATGGAGGCTGACCCCACCTGTCGCTACGACTACCTGGACGTCTACAACGGTCACTCGCGCCTGGTGCAGAAGCTGGGCCGTTTCTGTGGGACATTCAGGCCGGGCGCTCTCATCTCCACCTCCAACACCATGATGCTGGAGATGGTGTCTGATGACGCCACTGGAGGGAGAGGATTTCTCGCTTCCTTCAACGCGGGGAAGCCACATATGGAAG AGGACCAGTTCTGTGGAGGCCGTCTGACCAAACCACAGGGTTCTGTGAAGACGCCCAACTGGCCCAACTCGAATTACCCAGCAGGTATCAGCTGCTCCTGGCACATCACCGTCGAGCCGAGCAAT GTGATTGAAGTGAAGTTTGAGAAGCTGGACTTGGAGTCTGATTTGTACTGTCGCTACGACTACGTGGCATTGTTCAATGGAGGAGAGACCGATGACTCGAGGAGGATTGGGAAGTTCTGCGGAGATAGAGCGCCGGC AACCATAGTGACAAATGGCAACGAGCTCCTTGTCCAGTTTGTGTCGGATCTCAGTGTGACCTCAGATGGGTTCATGGCACATTACTCCAGTGTGCCCCGCGAGTCCCGCACACCCACAGCTGGTGGTGACTTCATCTACAAACCTCAGCCAACTTCCAGGCCGCAGAAACCAACGTCAAAGCCAAGGAAACCCACCAAACCAACACCTAAACCGACCACCAAACCAGCTTTAAGACCAACTCCTAAACCATCAGTAAAACCAAAACCTAAACCAACTAAAAAGCCATTGATAAAACCGATTAAACCTTCTCTCAAAACAACACCAAAACCAACGACTAGACCTGTCCAGCCGACTACTAAACCTGTCAAACCGACATCTAAACCAACTGCAAAACCACCCGTTAAACCACGACCTGGCATTCGCTTTAAGCCAACACCCAAACCCCCCAAAAAGCCGTTTTCAAGGACTCCACTGGTAAAGAAACCCCTGCTCCGCAAACCTACTCCCAAGCCTGCAGTCAAGTCCACCGTCAAACCAAAACCAGTGAAACCCACACCTAAGTTGCCCCTAAGAAAACCCACAGCTAAACCTGGGGATAAAAACACactcaaaaccaaaataattaaGCCAACACTCAAACCCAGAATCCTGATCAAACCCTCACGGAAACCTTGGGTGAAACCTAAGCCCACCATGAAACCTCGAGTCAAACCTGTGAAGCCGACCCCAAAGACTGGACTGAAACCAACAGCGAAGCCAAAGGTAAAGcccaaaacaacaactaaacCAGAGCCGAGCAGGACTGTGACCAAAAAGCCTGCTGTCAACATGACAG CTTCACCTCTCAACCCACTGTGTACTCAACCCTGCGCGAGGATAGGGACTCTCCATTCCAACTTCTGCCCACATGACTTTG TGATTACAGGGAAGGTGACTTCTCTGAGTCCTGATCCAAGTGGCTCAGCGACTCTGGAAATGTCTCTGATCAAAGCCTACAAGGCAGGGAGCCTCAAGATCAACAAATCGGGACCCATTAAGTCAGTCACGCTGAGGTCCGCCTGCAAGAAATGCCCTGGGATTGTCAAAG GTCGGAACTACGTGCTGATGGGGACAGTCGACGCCCAGGGCAACGGCCAGCTGAGCCCGTCCAACTTCGCTCTGATTTATCAACCTGCGCACGCCAAGTCGCTCGAAATCCTTTCCCGCAAATCGTGCTAA
- the LOC103480495 gene encoding calpain-5 isoform X1 has product MLEAVNDFKGQSFDKLRRSCLRRGALFKDPLFPATNQSLFYKRSPPPGLTWKRPREICRDPRLFVDGISTRDLHQGSLGNCWMVAAISCLASEPSLWKKVIPNHMDQEWNEKRSDLYAGIFHFRFWRFGHWVDVVVDDCLPVSQDGVLLFCRSATPREFWSALLEKAYAKLNGCYEALEGGNTAEALIDFTGGVSEPLSLDCEALGLSSERRKALFQTLAKVHEHKSLITCSIRPAEGETVESVLDCGLVRGHAYGITAVRKVRLVENPPRTGGTSRLFMVRMRNPWGTTDWKGAWSQGSEQWQQLSRAEREKMGIVVRDVGEFWMDFQDFCCYFTDVVVCRLVQRTLLWPSSHWRETQSYGEWAPSPDAPGTAPVSAGKYSSSAQALSNIRPAGKKVRESSQEGTKRREVTEEMDRRSRCGGCINHRDSFLHNPQFMFEVQSKEEEVLICLQQEDRRVLKKNGGGENLPIGFEVLKVEVNRCSRVQLVVEQAASSIYMDSRSVTLRGTLASGRYVVLPTTFLPGDTGRFLLRLFSHSHVQLRELKKELPSPSVFQCFLPQPAVVTTIHLRRASGLKPPKQTGGLAAAAEEEDDIFVGHIQSSSTASIRPVFSFFCFCSFASRRVFCLVATAPDVYAVVRCEGDAVRTRVFKEDGNPEFNLRAIFYRRYPDNNISVELWSTGLLWDSLLGAARLQTTEFERSRSLVIDLRRGRSRSGSRGCVHVETSTSACLTDL; this is encoded by the exons ATGCTGGAAGCGGTGAATGACTTCAAGGGCCAGAGCTTCGACAAGCTGAGGCGCTCCTGCCTGCGTCGAGGGGCGCTCTTCAAAGACCCTCTGTTCCCTGCCACAAACCAGTCCCTCTTCTACAAGAGGTCGCCCCCACCTGGACTGACCTGGAAGAGGCCTCGG GAAATTTGCAGGGACCCTCGTTTGTTTGTGGATGGTATCAGCACTCGCGACTTGCACCAGGGCAGTCTGGGTAACTGCTGGATGGTGGCAGCCATTTCCTGCCTGGCATCCGAGCCTTCGCTGTGGAAGAAG GTCATTCCCAACCACATGGATCAGGAGTGGAACGAAAAGCGTTCAGACTTGTACGCAGGAATCTTCCACTTCAGGTTCTGGCGCTTCGGACATTGGGTCGACGTCGTGGTGGATGACTGTTTGCCGGTCAGTCAAGATGGAGTACTGCTCTTCTGCCGCTCAGCAACACCAAGAGAGTTTTGGAGTGCCTTGCTGGAGAAGGCCTACGCCAA ACTAAATGGCTGCTATGAGGCTTTAGAGGGAGGCAACACCGCGGAGGCCCTCATCGACTTCACTGGAGGGGTTTCAGAGCCTCTCAGCCTGGACTGTGAGGCCCTCGGCCTGAGCAGCGAGCGGAGGAAGGCACTCTTCCAGACATTAGCTAAGGTCCATGAGCACAAATCCCTCATCACGTGCTCCATACGg CCAGCCGAGGGGGAGACGGTGGAGTCGGTGTTGGACTGCGGGCTCGTCCGAGGACACGCCTATGGCATCACAGCGGTGAGGAAGGTGAGGCTGGTGGAGAACCCGCCGAGGACAGGCGGGACGTCCCGACTCTTTATGGTGCGCATGAGGAACCCGTGGGGGACCACGGACTGGAAAGGAGCCTGGAGTCAGGG GTCAGAGCAGTGGCAGCAGCTGAGCCGAGCAGAGCGGGAGAAGATGGGGATTGTTGTTCGTGATGTTGGAGAGTTCTG GATGGACTTCCAGGACTTCTGCTGCTACTTCACAGACGTGGTGGTGTGCCGGCTGGTGCAGAGGACGCTGCTGTGGCCGAGCTCACACTGGAGAGAGACGCAGAGCTACGGGGAGTGGGCTCCATCTCCAGATGCCCCCGGCACAGCCCCTGTTTCTGCAGGGAAGTATAGCAGCTCTGCTCAGGCCCTGAGCAACATTCGACCTGCAGGGAAGAAGGTCAGGGAGAGCAGCCAGGAAGGAACGAAAAGGAGAGAGGTCACTGAGGAGATGGACAGGAGGAGTCGCTGTGGGGGGTGCATCAACCACAGGGACAGCTTTCTGCACAATCCACAG ttcatgtTTGAGGTGCAAagcaaggaggaggaggtgctGATCTGCCTGCAGCAGGAGGACAGGAGGGTCTTGAAGAAAAACGGAGGAGGGGAAAACCTGCCAATAGGCTTTGAGGTGCTGAAG GTGGAGGTGAACCGCTGCAGCCGAGTGCAGCTGGTGGTGGAGCAGGCGGCCAGCTCCATCTACATGGACTCCCGCAGCGTGACTCTGAGGGGGACTTTGGCTTCGGGTCGATACGTGGTGCTGCCCACCACTTTCCTGCCGGGCGACACCGGGCGCTTCCTCCTGAGGCTCTTCTCGCACTCTCACGTCCAACTCAG GGAATTAAAGAAAGAACTGCCATCTCCGTCTGTGTTCCAGTGTTTTCTACCTCAGCCAGCGGTGGTGACCACAATCCATCTGCGCAGGGCATCTGGACTCAAACCTCCCAAACAAACAGGTGgcttagcagcagcagcagaagaagaagacgacattTTTGTTGGCCACATTCAGTCCTCGTCGACTGCTTCCATTCGccctgttttcagtttcttctgtttttgttcctttgcaTCACGCCGGGTTTTCTGCCTTGTGGCCACAGCTCCAGATGTTTACGCCGTGGTGCGGTGCGAGGGCGACGCCGTCAGGACGCGAGTGTTCAAGGAGGACGGAAACCCTGAATTCAACCTCCGAGCCATCTTCTACAGAAGATACCCCGACAACAACATCTCTGTCGAG CTATGGAGCACAGGCCTGCTGTGGGACTCCCTCCTCGGAGCGGCTCGACTCCAGACGACAGAATTCGAGAGGAGCCGGAGCCTCGTGATCGACCTGCGACGTGGACGGTCGCGCTCGGGGTCCAGAGGCTGCGTCCATGTGGAGACGTCCACCAGCGCCTGCCTCACGGATTTGTGA